A part of Gemmatimonas groenlandica genomic DNA contains:
- the pstS gene encoding phosphate ABC transporter substrate-binding protein PstS has protein sequence MPRLSLSFRRVGLPALALAALATISACGDRRSSRADSATALTPSGTRVDLTGAGATFPYPLYSRWFNEYATLTNVRINYQSIGSGGGIRQVVARTVDFGATDVPMTDAELASAGMPVLHIPTVIGAVAITYNLPGLARPLNLSPDVIADIFLGTITRWSDTRIAALNPNVTMPDTDILVVHRADGSGTSYIFSDFLTTVSPSWAAGPGRGKDVRWPVGIGGKGNEGVAGQVKQMPGAIGYLEVVYARQNRLPVVHVRNAAGRFISPMPFEIASAATAVLEADRKLFASDSKGTPDLRVSLVNAPGAQSYPIASFTWMLVAPTAIGPQKSRQLAAFIRWALLENPDVASTLGYVPLPSEAATRIVDRLDATLAAGRPGPP, from the coding sequence GTGCCAAGACTATCGCTTTCCTTCAGACGTGTTGGTCTACCAGCGCTCGCGCTTGCGGCCCTGGCGACGATCTCGGCGTGCGGTGATCGTCGATCGAGCCGAGCTGACTCCGCCACCGCGCTCACGCCGAGTGGCACCCGCGTCGACCTCACCGGCGCCGGCGCCACCTTCCCGTATCCGCTCTACTCGCGCTGGTTCAACGAATACGCGACGCTCACCAACGTCCGCATCAACTATCAGTCGATCGGATCCGGCGGTGGCATTCGCCAAGTGGTCGCGCGCACCGTCGACTTCGGCGCCACCGATGTGCCGATGACGGATGCCGAGCTCGCCAGCGCCGGCATGCCGGTGCTGCACATCCCTACCGTCATCGGCGCCGTAGCCATCACCTACAACCTCCCCGGACTGGCGCGGCCGCTCAACCTCAGCCCCGACGTCATCGCCGACATTTTCCTCGGCACGATCACGCGTTGGAGCGACACGCGTATCGCCGCGCTGAATCCGAATGTCACGATGCCCGACACCGACATTCTGGTCGTGCATCGCGCCGATGGCAGCGGGACGTCCTACATCTTCAGCGACTTCCTCACCACCGTGAGCCCTTCTTGGGCCGCCGGACCGGGCCGTGGCAAAGACGTGCGCTGGCCGGTCGGCATCGGTGGCAAGGGCAACGAAGGGGTAGCGGGCCAAGTGAAGCAGATGCCGGGCGCGATCGGCTATCTCGAGGTCGTGTACGCACGGCAAAATCGCCTGCCGGTCGTGCACGTGCGCAACGCGGCCGGCCGGTTCATCTCACCGATGCCCTTCGAGATCGCGTCAGCGGCAACGGCCGTTCTCGAGGCCGATCGCAAACTCTTTGCGTCCGACTCAAAGGGCACACCAGACCTCCGTGTGTCGCTCGTGAACGCGCCCGGCGCGCAGTCGTACCCGATCGCGTCCTTCACCTGGATGCTGGTGGCGCCGACGGCCATCGGACCGCAGAAGAGCCGCCAGCTCGCTGCCTTCATCCGCTGGGCGCTGCTCGAGAATCCCGACGTGGCCAGTACACTCGGCTATGTGCCGCTTCCGTCCGAAGCCGCGACCCGCATAGTGGACCGACTCGACGCCACGCTGGCAGCCGGACGGCCCGGGCCGCCGTGA
- a CDS encoding fibronectin type III domain-containing protein, with translation MTRIWTRWAPRAGAILGLIALAACGDDGPTTPAALTTPTGVVGTSPSPTSVRIAWLAVGSATGYRVERAPEVGGTFAQIGTPTTPEYVDSALLPETAYRYRVIAVRGSEVSATSTEVTVRTSNRTVVQVTSDVTTNTTWTAGNTYQLTRIISVANGAVLTIEPGTLVIGAPITTGQAPAVSALMVLRGARVNAIGTRAAPIIMTSAAAAGNRAPGDWGGLIIVGNASSNRTGRTVVEGPAPADTVSWNGGTADADNSGSYVYTRVEFAGAAAQLNVELNSFSFYAVGRGTRVEYVQAIRGLDDMFEFFGGTVDARYLVSYESGDDHFDAAEGFRGRLQYMIALQTGPRVSPRAGNPGALSGEQSGFEVDGCGSASGTCAAGFNSTPYSMPVFANFTMVGPGAGVLPVRAGGDGGLGANIRRGTGGVWMNGVIARWPEAAFSIFDPETNTRLTEDSLNLRNLLFVENNRDYDAVGATNRFGTVDKFTTASIRTSAATANALFLSLPGAATEIANNATLDWTPVAGSLLTTGGTGATLPGRVPTRVTNFFGGTMAGTTFVGAADPAATDKWWTGWTAYYRN, from the coding sequence ATGACTCGTATTTGGACTCGCTGGGCACCTCGCGCCGGCGCCATCCTCGGCCTGATCGCCCTCGCCGCCTGTGGCGACGACGGTCCAACAACACCTGCGGCGTTGACCACGCCAACTGGCGTAGTCGGTACATCACCCTCGCCGACGAGCGTCCGTATCGCGTGGTTGGCGGTCGGCTCGGCCACTGGGTACCGCGTGGAACGCGCGCCGGAAGTTGGCGGCACGTTCGCGCAGATCGGTACGCCCACTACGCCTGAATATGTAGACTCGGCGTTGCTTCCCGAGACCGCGTATCGGTATCGCGTGATCGCCGTCCGCGGCTCAGAGGTCAGCGCCACGTCGACCGAAGTGACGGTTCGGACGAGCAATCGCACCGTTGTGCAGGTCACGTCGGACGTCACCACGAATACCACGTGGACTGCGGGCAACACGTACCAGCTTACACGCATCATCTCGGTCGCCAACGGCGCGGTCCTCACGATTGAGCCCGGCACGCTGGTTATCGGTGCGCCGATCACGACGGGCCAGGCGCCCGCGGTCTCAGCGCTCATGGTGCTTCGCGGCGCGCGAGTCAACGCGATCGGAACCCGAGCGGCGCCGATCATCATGACGTCGGCGGCCGCAGCGGGCAACCGCGCACCTGGCGACTGGGGCGGACTCATCATCGTCGGGAATGCCTCTTCAAACCGTACCGGTCGCACGGTGGTTGAAGGCCCGGCTCCTGCTGACACGGTAAGCTGGAACGGCGGCACGGCCGACGCGGACAACTCGGGCTCATACGTGTACACTCGCGTGGAGTTTGCCGGCGCCGCAGCGCAGTTGAACGTCGAGCTCAACTCCTTCTCGTTCTACGCGGTCGGTCGCGGTACGCGTGTCGAGTATGTGCAGGCCATTCGCGGCCTCGACGACATGTTCGAATTCTTCGGCGGCACGGTGGACGCGCGGTACTTGGTGTCCTACGAGTCGGGTGACGATCATTTCGACGCGGCCGAAGGCTTCCGTGGTCGCCTGCAGTACATGATTGCGCTGCAGACCGGACCGCGCGTATCCCCGCGCGCCGGCAACCCCGGTGCACTGTCTGGCGAGCAGAGCGGCTTTGAAGTGGATGGCTGTGGATCGGCGTCCGGCACCTGTGCCGCCGGCTTCAACTCCACGCCGTACAGCATGCCCGTGTTCGCGAACTTCACGATGGTTGGGCCTGGTGCTGGCGTGCTGCCGGTTCGTGCTGGCGGCGACGGCGGTTTGGGCGCGAACATTCGCCGCGGCACTGGCGGCGTGTGGATGAACGGCGTGATCGCGCGTTGGCCGGAAGCGGCCTTCTCGATCTTCGATCCCGAGACGAACACGCGACTGACGGAAGACTCGCTGAACCTGCGCAATCTCCTGTTCGTCGAGAACAATCGCGACTATGACGCGGTGGGGGCCACGAACCGCTTTGGCACCGTGGACAAGTTCACAACGGCGTCGATCCGCACGTCCGCCGCCACCGCGAACGCTTTGTTCCTGTCCCTCCCGGGAGCGGCTACGGAAATCGCGAACAACGCAACGCTCGACTGGACGCCAGTCGCCGGCTCGCTGCTGACGACGGGTGGCACGGGCGCCACGTTGCCCGGCCGCGTCCCGACGCGCGTGACGAACTTCTTCGGCGGCACGATGGCGGGAACCACGTTCGTTGGCGCCGCCGACCCGGCTGCCACGGACAAGTGGTGGACCGGCTGGACGGCGTATTACCGTAACTAA
- a CDS encoding response regulator → MQAAPSTERILVVDDEPEIVALVTYHLAKVGYRVATSATGQEALELARRERPSLIVLDLMLPGISGFDVLEQLRADESTRDIAVLMLTARREEPDRIRGLSLGADDYLTKPFSPAELVLRVGAILRRTGNAAPVNADTLVIGPLHVDRAAMAVKVEGQEVELTPTEFKLLLTLVERRGRVQGRGLLLETVWDAAPDIQTRTVDMHVQRLRTKLGAAGDMIETVRGFGYRFRAAMPRGA, encoded by the coding sequence ATGCAAGCTGCGCCGTCCACTGAACGCATCCTCGTAGTCGATGACGAGCCGGAGATCGTGGCGCTCGTCACGTACCATCTCGCGAAAGTCGGCTATCGCGTTGCGACGTCCGCCACCGGCCAAGAGGCGCTCGAGCTTGCGCGCCGCGAACGCCCCTCGCTGATCGTGCTCGACCTCATGCTTCCCGGCATCTCGGGATTCGACGTGCTCGAGCAGCTCCGCGCCGACGAATCCACCCGTGATATCGCGGTGCTCATGCTCACCGCGCGACGTGAAGAGCCCGATCGCATCCGCGGGCTCTCGCTGGGCGCCGATGACTATCTCACCAAGCCATTCAGCCCTGCGGAACTCGTGCTACGCGTCGGCGCGATCCTGCGCCGCACCGGTAACGCTGCGCCCGTGAACGCGGACACGCTGGTGATCGGCCCGCTGCACGTCGACCGCGCCGCCATGGCGGTCAAGGTCGAAGGACAGGAGGTGGAGCTCACGCCCACCGAGTTCAAGCTGCTGCTCACGCTCGTCGAACGTCGCGGGCGCGTGCAGGGGCGCGGCCTGCTGCTCGAAACGGTGTGGGATGCCGCGCCTGATATTCAGACGCGTACCGTCGACATGCACGTACAGCGTCTTCGCACCAAGCTCGGCGCCGCCGGCGATATGATCGAGACGGTACGTGGCTTCGGCTATCGCTTCCGTGCGGCGATGCCGCGCGGCGCGTGA
- a CDS encoding sensor histidine kinase: protein MRLAQRIVVNSFVVATLLVGIVLFAVERRVTERVRAEEPTAAASADEFLAKVRRDIVIAGLAALLVGVALAQVLAAPVARPIEELRDVARGLAAGDLTQRPSRAIAGGEVGDLAEALRRLAEQLEARLQALHGEEALLVALTESLNEGVIAVDARQRVVRINETARQLLRLREPVPFPADFLPRDRTLREAMAAVLSGSDAVPDEVRVDDRTLSLTARPLPGGGAVLALYDLTPVRRLEAVRRDFVANVSHELRTPLTVIGGFVETLQDEELPPELRRQFLAMCEGNVRRMQRIVDDLLDLSRIESGGWVPNPIDLDIAAVAAEVFAPLQTAATAKGVVLRTEIGADAGHLHIDPTAARQILSNLAENALRHTTTGEVVLFSQIDEGGTRIGVRDTGTGIGAEHLPRIFERFYRADPGRSREAGGTGLGLAIVRHLAESHGGSVKAESQPGVGTTISAWIPRDVASTDYSEG from the coding sequence ATGAGACTGGCGCAACGCATCGTCGTGAACAGCTTCGTGGTCGCGACGCTGCTCGTCGGCATTGTGCTCTTCGCCGTGGAACGACGCGTCACCGAGCGCGTGCGCGCCGAGGAACCCACAGCGGCCGCCTCGGCCGACGAGTTTCTGGCCAAGGTGCGTCGCGACATCGTGATCGCCGGACTCGCCGCCTTGCTGGTCGGTGTGGCGCTTGCGCAGGTCCTCGCCGCCCCCGTCGCCCGTCCTATCGAAGAGCTCCGCGACGTAGCGCGCGGTCTCGCGGCCGGTGATCTCACGCAACGTCCGTCGCGTGCCATCGCCGGTGGGGAAGTGGGCGATCTGGCCGAGGCGCTTCGCCGGTTGGCTGAACAGCTCGAGGCCCGCTTGCAGGCCCTGCACGGCGAAGAAGCCTTGCTCGTGGCCCTCACCGAATCGCTCAACGAAGGCGTGATCGCCGTCGATGCCCGCCAGCGCGTGGTGCGCATCAACGAGACGGCGCGACAGCTCCTGCGCCTTCGCGAACCGGTGCCCTTCCCCGCCGACTTTCTGCCGCGCGACCGTACCCTGCGCGAAGCCATGGCCGCCGTGCTGTCCGGCAGCGATGCCGTACCCGATGAAGTCCGCGTTGACGATCGCACGCTCTCGCTCACCGCGCGTCCGCTCCCGGGAGGTGGTGCCGTGCTTGCGCTGTACGATCTCACCCCCGTGCGCCGGCTCGAGGCGGTGCGCCGGGATTTCGTAGCGAACGTGTCGCACGAACTGCGTACGCCGCTCACCGTAATCGGCGGCTTCGTGGAGACCCTGCAAGACGAAGAGCTGCCCCCGGAGCTGCGACGTCAGTTCCTGGCGATGTGCGAAGGCAACGTGCGTCGCATGCAGCGCATCGTGGACGACCTGCTCGACTTGTCGCGCATCGAATCCGGCGGGTGGGTGCCCAATCCCATCGATCTCGATATCGCGGCGGTTGCCGCCGAGGTGTTCGCGCCGCTGCAGACGGCCGCGACGGCGAAGGGGGTCGTATTGCGCACCGAGATTGGTGCCGACGCCGGCCACCTGCATATCGACCCGACAGCGGCGCGACAGATTCTCAGCAACCTCGCCGAGAATGCCCTGCGCCACACCACCACCGGCGAGGTCGTACTCTTTTCGCAGATCGATGAGGGCGGAACACGGATCGGCGTGCGCGACACCGGCACCGGCATCGGGGCCGAGCACCTGCCCCGCATTTTCGAACGGTTCTATAGAGCCGACCCGGGTCGCTCACGCGAGGCCGGCGGTACCGGGCTCGGATTGGCCATCGTGCGACATCTGGCCGAGTCACATGGGGGTAGCGTGAAGGCCGAATCGCAGCCCGGTGTCGGGACCACGATCTCGGCCTGGATCCCTCGCGACGTCGCGTCGACGGACTACTCCGAAGGCTGA
- a CDS encoding TonB-dependent receptor: MRTYAHVLSRFARHLTLAIAAAVVPASTIAAQGADAPVGRITGRIIDATTGQGIAAAGVQVVGTTIGTQSGVDGRYIIARVPAGTVTIQVRRIGYGPKTVTGIIVPANGALTQDISLSTAELQLAAVSVTASSERGTVNEALDKQRTATGIVNSVTAEQIAKSPDGDAAQAIQRVSGVTVQDGRSVFVRGLGERYTVTNLNGARLPSPEPEKRFVPLDIFPSALLQSINTTKTFTPDLAGDFSGASVDIETREFPLRRTYIFSTSIGMNDQATGRQIASAPTVGTEWRASAGAARAVPAQLATARDVANLTTREAMNGAVNSLRNAWTPVQQAGAPNGSLGLSVGGQDPIFGQRVGYLASFTYSTTQEVRADDYQANPIQRDGRPQVLESWQGTGSRRGVLWGGMFNTSTMLGSKNRIALNNTYTRSADNEARQNEGASFGFSGINIQRNTLRYVERTIRSSQLKGEHTIGGRQNLDWTVSSSGVSRREPDRSDLVYAQFTPGGPYAWSDGNPDVARRTFGDLNESNWTGGANYRLAFSDSPNAVKLKMGGSYRTTARDAVNRQFSIVSNSVPVADRNLPAESLFDGRYTTGNANQFNVINVAEDGIYDATERLAAGYAMLELPFGSRLRLIAGARLEDANITVNTSLTNNNTFVSTLKNTDVLPAAVLNFKLSENGQLRASASQTLARPEYRELSPVQYLEVIGGQITRGNGDLVRTLIQNYDLKYELFPNAEEVFSIGVFAKQFDRPIERIDIATGGAPIVSFFNAASASNLGVELEARKNLGNVASALEAFSVFTNLTLMQSTIKVGGDASANTNADRPMMGQAPWVANVGSSWASKSGRISSTLLYSAVGPRIYAAGTIPFPDVKEQTRHVVDFSVRFPVTQLFQLKLDARNLLDAPYKLTQGPVTRESYRMGRQVSVGAQWRR, translated from the coding sequence ATGCGGACCTACGCACACGTGCTCTCCCGTTTCGCGCGTCATTTGACGCTGGCGATTGCGGCTGCCGTCGTTCCCGCTTCTACTATTGCAGCACAGGGGGCTGACGCTCCCGTCGGCCGGATTACCGGCCGCATCATCGACGCGACCACTGGCCAAGGCATCGCGGCCGCTGGCGTGCAGGTGGTCGGCACCACCATCGGCACGCAGTCCGGCGTCGACGGTAGATACATCATCGCCCGCGTCCCTGCCGGCACCGTGACGATTCAAGTGCGGCGTATCGGGTACGGACCCAAAACCGTCACGGGCATCATCGTGCCGGCGAACGGTGCGCTCACGCAGGACATCTCGCTCAGCACGGCCGAACTCCAGCTGGCGGCGGTGAGCGTCACTGCGAGCAGCGAGCGCGGCACGGTCAACGAAGCGCTCGACAAGCAGCGCACCGCCACCGGTATCGTGAACTCGGTCACGGCCGAGCAGATCGCCAAGAGCCCCGATGGTGACGCGGCGCAGGCGATCCAGCGTGTCAGCGGCGTGACCGTGCAGGACGGACGCAGCGTGTTCGTGCGCGGACTCGGCGAGCGGTACACCGTGACCAACCTGAACGGCGCCCGACTGCCGAGCCCGGAGCCGGAAAAGCGCTTCGTGCCGCTCGACATCTTTCCGTCGGCGCTGCTGCAGTCCATCAACACCACGAAAACGTTTACCCCCGACTTGGCCGGCGACTTCTCAGGCGCCTCAGTCGATATCGAAACGCGCGAGTTCCCGCTGCGCCGCACGTACATCTTCTCGACGTCGATCGGCATGAACGATCAGGCGACCGGACGTCAGATCGCGAGCGCTCCCACCGTCGGCACGGAGTGGCGCGCCAGCGCTGGCGCGGCTCGCGCTGTACCGGCCCAGTTGGCGACGGCACGTGATGTGGCGAACCTCACGACTCGCGAAGCAATGAACGGCGCGGTGAACTCGCTGCGCAACGCTTGGACGCCGGTGCAGCAGGCAGGTGCTCCGAATGGCTCGCTCGGCCTGAGTGTCGGTGGTCAGGATCCGATCTTCGGTCAGCGTGTCGGTTACCTCGCATCGTTCACGTACTCGACGACGCAGGAAGTACGGGCCGACGACTACCAGGCCAATCCGATTCAGCGTGATGGCCGGCCGCAGGTGCTCGAGTCGTGGCAGGGCACGGGCAGTCGCCGTGGCGTGCTGTGGGGCGGCATGTTCAACACCAGCACCATGCTCGGCAGCAAGAATCGTATCGCGCTCAACAACACGTACACCCGCAGCGCGGACAACGAGGCTCGCCAGAACGAAGGCGCGTCGTTCGGTTTCTCCGGTATCAATATCCAGCGTAACACGCTGCGGTATGTGGAGCGCACAATCCGCTCGTCTCAGCTCAAGGGTGAGCATACGATCGGCGGACGTCAGAATCTCGACTGGACCGTGTCGTCGTCCGGCGTGTCGCGCCGCGAGCCGGATCGCTCCGACCTCGTGTACGCGCAGTTCACTCCCGGAGGGCCGTACGCCTGGAGCGACGGCAATCCTGACGTGGCGCGTCGCACGTTCGGCGATCTCAATGAGAGCAACTGGACGGGTGGTGCGAACTACCGACTCGCCTTCAGCGACAGCCCGAACGCTGTCAAGCTCAAGATGGGTGGCTCGTACCGCACCACCGCGCGCGACGCGGTGAACCGCCAGTTCAGCATCGTCTCCAATTCTGTGCCGGTCGCCGATCGCAACCTGCCGGCGGAATCGCTCTTCGACGGACGCTACACGACGGGGAACGCGAACCAGTTCAACGTCATCAACGTGGCGGAAGACGGCATTTACGATGCGACCGAACGCCTGGCCGCGGGCTATGCCATGCTCGAGCTGCCGTTCGGTTCGCGCCTCCGGCTTATCGCCGGCGCTCGTCTCGAAGACGCCAACATCACGGTGAACACGTCGCTGACGAACAACAACACGTTTGTCTCGACGCTCAAGAACACCGACGTGCTGCCCGCCGCCGTGCTGAACTTCAAGCTGTCCGAGAATGGTCAGCTGCGCGCCTCGGCCTCGCAGACGCTGGCGCGCCCTGAGTATCGCGAACTCTCGCCGGTGCAGTACCTCGAGGTGATCGGCGGCCAGATCACGCGCGGCAATGGTGACCTGGTACGCACACTGATCCAGAACTACGATCTCAAGTACGAACTCTTCCCGAACGCCGAAGAAGTGTTCAGCATCGGCGTGTTCGCGAAGCAGTTCGATCGCCCCATCGAGCGCATCGATATCGCCACGGGCGGCGCCCCGATCGTCTCGTTCTTCAACGCCGCGTCGGCCAGCAACCTCGGCGTCGAGCTCGAGGCCCGCAAGAATCTCGGCAACGTGGCCAGTGCGCTCGAAGCGTTCAGCGTATTCACGAACCTCACGCTGATGCAGAGCACCATCAAGGTGGGCGGAGACGCCTCGGCGAACACCAATGCCGATCGACCGATGATGGGCCAGGCCCCGTGGGTGGCCAACGTTGGCTCGTCGTGGGCGAGCAAGTCGGGACGCATCTCCTCCACGCTGCTCTACTCGGCGGTGGGTCCGCGCATCTACGCCGCTGGCACGATTCCCTTCCCCGACGTGAAGGAACAGACGCGCCACGTAGTGGACTTCTCCGTGCGCTTCCCGGTGACGCAGCTGTTCCAGCTCAAGCTGGACGCGCGCAACCTGCTCGACGCGCCGTACAAGCTCACGCAGGGTCCGGTGACGCGTGAGTCGTACCGCATGGGGCGCCAAGTCTCGGTCGGAGCGCAGTGGCGTCGGTGA
- the udk gene encoding uridine kinase, which translates to MKPLIIGIAGGTGSGKSTVARKVAEALPDASVAFLEMDAYYRDFRHLTLSQLHQVNWDHPDAFDVELLTVHLDALSRGEPVNMPVYEFATHSRSERTRRIAPADVVVIDGILLLADANVRALCDVKVFVDADPDIRLIRRIRRDTAVRGRTLESVLDQYLNTVQPMHLQFVEPSKRYADVIVPRGGNNLVAIEMIVAKIQRRLISRAAARTPLSVPATAEPA; encoded by the coding sequence ATGAAACCGCTGATCATCGGGATCGCAGGCGGCACCGGCTCGGGGAAGTCCACCGTCGCGCGCAAAGTCGCTGAAGCTCTGCCCGACGCTTCGGTCGCCTTTCTCGAGATGGACGCGTACTATCGCGACTTCCGGCACCTCACGTTGTCGCAGTTGCATCAAGTGAATTGGGATCATCCCGATGCCTTCGACGTGGAATTGCTTACCGTGCACCTCGACGCGCTCTCGCGCGGCGAACCGGTGAATATGCCCGTCTACGAATTCGCGACCCATTCCCGAAGCGAGCGCACGCGACGCATCGCGCCGGCGGACGTTGTCGTCATCGACGGCATTCTGCTGCTGGCCGACGCCAACGTCCGCGCGTTGTGCGATGTAAAAGTGTTCGTCGACGCCGATCCCGACATCCGGCTCATCCGTCGTATTCGCCGCGATACGGCGGTGCGCGGACGGACGCTCGAGTCGGTACTCGACCAGTATCTGAACACCGTGCAACCGATGCATTTGCAGTTCGTCGAACCCAGCAAACGCTACGCTGACGTGATCGTCCCGAGAGGCGGCAACAATCTGGTTGCCATCGAGATGATCGTGGCCAAGATCCAGCGTCGGCTCATTTCGCGCGCAGCTGCGCGAACCCCATTGTCCGTGCCCGCAACGGCCGAACCGGCCTGA